A region of Panicum virgatum strain AP13 chromosome 8N, P.virgatum_v5, whole genome shotgun sequence DNA encodes the following proteins:
- the LOC120686842 gene encoding adenylylsulfatase HINT3-like isoform X2 codes for MANPEPEPEATRLGPTPTSTPQPVAEMSPPLRLAVLCSHLRRDGPAPPAGEQLEAVAGVVSTSTYASGGGVPAGGDGGGDEDSACCVFCRIIRGEAPAYKVYEDEVCLCILDSHPLAPGHSLIIPKRNFPSLEATPPPVVAAMCSKVPFLSNAIMKATECDSFNLVVNNGAAAGQVIFHTHFHIIPRRFGDKLWSTESFRRRSIEPNKTSGLVNCIKEQLCSTLEGCKTEASSLLMEP; via the exons ATGGCGAATCCCGAGCCAGAACCAGAAGCCACGCGACTCGGGCCCACTCCCACCTCCACCCCGCAGCCCGTGGCCGAAATGTCACCGCCGCTGCGACTCGCCGTGCTCTGCTCCCACCTCCGGCGCGACGGCCCGGCACCGCCCGCCGGGGAACAGTtggaggcggtggcgggggtTGTCTCAACGTCCACGTACGCCAGCGGGGGAGGCGTGCCTGCcgggggcgacggcggtgggGACGAGGACTCGGCGTGCTGCGTGTTCTGCCGCATCATACGGGGCGAGGCGCCGGCGTATAAG GTCTACGAAGATGAAGTATGCCTCTGCATATTGGATTCTCATCCATTGGCTCCTGG GCATTCCTTAATCATTCCAAAACGCAATTTTCCATCCCTTGAAGCAACTCCACCGCCT GTGGTTGCAGCCATGTGTTCCAAAGTGCCATTTCTTAGCAATGCAATTATGAAGGCTACTGAATGTG ATTCATTCAATTTGGTGGTCAATAATGGAGCAGCTGCGGGACAAGTAATTTTTCAT ACGCATTTCCACATCATTCCACGTAGATTTGGTGATAAGTTATGGTCTACTGAG agCTTTAGAAGACGCTCCATTGAGCCAAACAAGACCTCAGGTCTTGTGAACTGCATCAAGGAACAACTATGTTCTACACTTGAAGGCTGCAAGACTGAAGCCTCTTCACTGCTCATGGAACCATGA
- the LOC120686842 gene encoding adenylylsulfatase HINT3-like isoform X1 has product MANPEPEPEATRLGPTPTSTPQPVAEMSPPLRLAVLCSHLRRDGPAPPAGEQLEAVAGVVSTSTYASGGGVPAGGDGGGDEDSACCVFCRIIRGEAPAYKVYEDEVCLCILDSHPLAPGHSLIIPKRNFPSLEATPPPVVAAMCSKVPFLSNAIMKATECDSFNLVVNNGAAAGQVIFHTHFHIIPRRFGDKLWSTEVMSFRRRSIEPNKTSGLVNCIKEQLCSTLEGCKTEASSLLMEP; this is encoded by the exons ATGGCGAATCCCGAGCCAGAACCAGAAGCCACGCGACTCGGGCCCACTCCCACCTCCACCCCGCAGCCCGTGGCCGAAATGTCACCGCCGCTGCGACTCGCCGTGCTCTGCTCCCACCTCCGGCGCGACGGCCCGGCACCGCCCGCCGGGGAACAGTtggaggcggtggcgggggtTGTCTCAACGTCCACGTACGCCAGCGGGGGAGGCGTGCCTGCcgggggcgacggcggtgggGACGAGGACTCGGCGTGCTGCGTGTTCTGCCGCATCATACGGGGCGAGGCGCCGGCGTATAAG GTCTACGAAGATGAAGTATGCCTCTGCATATTGGATTCTCATCCATTGGCTCCTGG GCATTCCTTAATCATTCCAAAACGCAATTTTCCATCCCTTGAAGCAACTCCACCGCCT GTGGTTGCAGCCATGTGTTCCAAAGTGCCATTTCTTAGCAATGCAATTATGAAGGCTACTGAATGTG ATTCATTCAATTTGGTGGTCAATAATGGAGCAGCTGCGGGACAAGTAATTTTTCAT ACGCATTTCCACATCATTCCACGTAGATTTGGTGATAAGTTATGGTCTACTGAGGTAATG agCTTTAGAAGACGCTCCATTGAGCCAAACAAGACCTCAGGTCTTGTGAACTGCATCAAGGAACAACTATGTTCTACACTTGAAGGCTGCAAGACTGAAGCCTCTTCACTGCTCATGGAACCATGA